In one Lachnospiraceae bacterium GAM79 genomic region, the following are encoded:
- a CDS encoding DAK2 domain-containing protein: MKNTIDALALKKAFIAGANNLDNKKDYINELNVFPVPDGDTGTNMTMTIMSAKREVESCKETMSDIAKAMSTGSLRGARGNSGVILSQLLRGFSKKIGDKTEIGVIEIADAFQKAVETAYKAVMKPKEGTILTVARGIATKARECAGTDITLEEFCETIIKHGDEVLASTPELLPVLKEAGVVDSGGQGLMEVLKGAVDCILGRVVIADTKPSGAGVSGVDNPKYSEDLSADIKFGYCTEFIINLEKPYGIKEEEDLKQFLESIGDSIVCVSDDEIVKIHVHTNHPGQAFEKGLTLGYLSNMKVDNMRLEHHEKVIKQAEREEAARQEAARQAEKEKQQPKKQYGFIAVSMGDGLKEFFTELGVDYVIEGGQTMNPSTEDMLNAIEKVHAENIFIFPNNKNVVLAANQAAGLCEDKNIIVLATANAPQGISAMIAFDSTMTLEDNKNNMLEAVSNVKSGQVTYAVRDTSIDGKAIHEGDIMGIGDKGLVSVGNDISDVTFDLIKDAVDEDSELISIYYGADVKKEDAEAFAARVEESFPDCDVQNYYGGQPIYYYIVSVE; the protein is encoded by the coding sequence GTGAAAAATACGATTGATGCACTTGCACTGAAGAAAGCATTTATAGCCGGTGCGAATAACCTTGATAATAAAAAAGATTATATTAATGAGCTGAATGTGTTCCCTGTACCGGATGGAGATACCGGTACAAATATGACAATGACGATCATGTCAGCAAAAAGGGAAGTTGAATCCTGTAAGGAGACAATGAGTGATATCGCAAAGGCAATGTCAACCGGTTCCCTTCGTGGAGCCAGAGGTAATTCAGGTGTAATCCTTTCTCAGCTTCTTCGTGGTTTCAGCAAGAAGATCGGGGATAAAACAGAGATCGGAGTAATCGAGATTGCTGATGCATTCCAGAAGGCGGTTGAGACAGCTTATAAGGCTGTTATGAAGCCAAAGGAAGGAACGATCCTTACAGTTGCCAGAGGTATTGCTACTAAGGCCAGAGAATGTGCAGGTACAGATATTACATTGGAGGAATTCTGCGAAACCATCATTAAGCATGGAGATGAAGTGCTTGCTTCCACACCGGAGCTGCTTCCGGTATTAAAAGAGGCCGGTGTTGTGGATTCCGGCGGACAGGGCCTGATGGAAGTATTAAAGGGTGCAGTTGACTGTATTCTCGGACGTGTCGTAATTGCAGATACAAAGCCTTCCGGAGCAGGAGTATCCGGTGTTGACAATCCAAAGTATTCTGAAGATCTGTCGGCCGATATCAAGTTCGGATATTGTACAGAATTTATTATTAATCTGGAAAAACCATACGGCATAAAAGAGGAAGAAGATCTGAAACAGTTCTTAGAGTCGATCGGTGATTCCATTGTCTGTGTATCAGATGATGAGATCGTAAAGATCCATGTTCATACAAACCATCCGGGCCAGGCATTTGAAAAAGGTCTTACCCTTGGTTATCTGTCAAATATGAAGGTCGATAATATGAGACTGGAGCATCATGAGAAGGTCATCAAGCAGGCAGAACGGGAAGAAGCAGCCAGACAGGAAGCTGCAAGACAGGCAGAGAAAGAAAAACAGCAGCCAAAGAAACAATATGGTTTCATCGCAGTATCCATGGGTGATGGATTAAAGGAGTTCTTTACGGAGCTTGGAGTTGATTATGTGATCGAAGGTGGTCAGACGATGAATCCAAGCACTGAGGATATGCTGAATGCGATCGAGAAGGTTCATGCCGAGAATATATTTATATTCCCAAATAATAAAAATGTTGTTCTTGCAGCCAATCAGGCAGCCGGCTTATGTGAAGATAAGAATATCATCGTCCTTGCAACGGCAAATGCGCCACAGGGTATCAGTGCAATGATAGCGTTTGACAGTACGATGACATTAGAGGATAACAAAAACAATATGTTAGAAGCTGTATCAAATGTAAAGAGCGGACAGGTAACATATGCGGTCAGAGATACCTCCATCGATGGAAAAGCCATCCATGAGGGAGATATCATGGGTATCGGTGATAAGGGACTGGTATCCGTTGGTAATGACATTTCGGATGTTACATTCGATCTGATCAAAGATGCAGTAGATGAAGACAGCGAACTGATCAGTATTTATTACGGAGCAGATGTAAAGAAGGAGGATGCAGAGGCATTTGCGGCAAGAGTGGAAGAAAGCTTCCCTGACTGCGATGTACAGAACTACTATGGTGGTCAGCCAATCTATTATTACATTGTTTCTGTAGAATAA
- a CDS encoding Asp23/Gls24 family envelope stress response protein, with protein sequence MNEYINNDNGTVSLDENVVAQVAGMTALDCFGIVGMGIVSVKDGIVKQLKGNNITQGIHVTFDENGDIVVELHIVVAYGVSIKAVTDNLMQSVKYKVEDFTSLKVSQVNVFVEDVKILD encoded by the coding sequence ATGAACGAATATATAAATAATGATAATGGAACCGTCAGTCTGGATGAGAATGTGGTTGCACAGGTAGCAGGTATGACAGCACTCGATTGCTTTGGCATTGTTGGTATGGGTATTGTCAGTGTAAAAGACGGAATCGTAAAACAGTTAAAAGGAAACAATATCACGCAGGGAATTCATGTTACGTTTGATGAGAATGGAGATATTGTGGTAGAGCTTCATATCGTTGTGGCATATGGTGTCAGCATCAAGGCTGTAACAGATAATCTGATGCAGTCTGTAAAATATAAAGTAGAAGATTTTACATCTCTTAAGGTCAGTCAGGTAAATGTATTTGTTGAAGATGTAAAGATTCTAGATTAG
- the rpmB gene encoding 50S ribosomal protein L28 — MAKCSVCNKGAHFGIKVSHSHRRANKMWKSNVKSVKAIVDGSPKKIYVCTSCLKSGKVERA; from the coding sequence ATGGCAAAATGTTCAGTTTGTAATAAAGGTGCTCATTTCGGTATCAAAGTGAGCCATTCACATAGAAGAGCAAATAAGATGTGGAAATCAAATGTTAAGTCTGTTAAGGCTATCGTAGATGGTTCTCCAAAGAAGATTTATGTTTGTACTTCATGTTTAAAATCTGGAAAGGTTGAGCGTGCATAG
- a CDS encoding sporulation protein, whose translation MANTNIDGTISTLFHGMNGFVSSKSVVGDPIKVGDTIIIPLLDVNFGMAAGAFNKQTGNNAAGGIGAKLSPAAVLVISNGKTRLVNIKNQDAISKIIDMAPEIVDRITGFFKKEKTEEEEQIEQAVEEASKPAEE comes from the coding sequence ATGGCAAATACAAATATTGACGGAACGATCAGCACTTTGTTTCATGGAATGAATGGATTTGTTTCATCCAAATCTGTAGTGGGAGATCCTATCAAGGTAGGAGATACGATCATTATTCCACTTCTTGATGTGAATTTCGGTATGGCGGCCGGTGCGTTCAATAAACAGACCGGCAATAATGCGGCCGGTGGTATCGGAGCAAAGCTCAGTCCGGCTGCGGTTCTGGTTATCTCAAACGGTAAGACAAGACTTGTTAATATTAAGAATCAGGATGCCATCAGCAAGATCATTGATATGGCACCTGAGATCGTTGACCGGATCACCGGCTTCTTTAAGAAGGAAAAGACAGAGGAAGAAGAGCAGATTGAACAGGCGGTAGAAGAAGCATCGAAACCGGCAGAGGAATAA
- a CDS encoding DUF2953 domain-containing protein, which yields MLHIFLLILKILLITVLILIGLVLVLLLLLLFVPVRYRFYAEKHDNFICKLKASWLGFVFCFKANYDENGFVYWLRSFGGTLVSNEGGFSEESQEETDTETEVTESEKETRMREKAEVREAKKLKKQEKAEIRKAKKQEKREQAEAEKAKKTEKQEAEDAESDQQDGLSDQMMQDADPDREDRDANREFAEDHSEFQKSPETIFTRIGKKFDRFVIAVKDKIEAVVRKLHHMKDKAEQYKKFVRAGTTKQAFQVLKRNVILLLKHLNPTKIKGQVTYGSGDPASTGKQLGYLSLILPLYYNKIDITPDFSKKILEGDIFIKGRIRVYNILYYCCKVYFNKYVKRSMAYLKKISGGNK from the coding sequence ATGTTACATATTTTCTTATTGATATTAAAGATTCTGTTGATTACAGTATTGATCCTGATAGGGCTTGTACTTGTACTGTTGCTTTTATTATTATTCGTTCCTGTCCGGTATCGGTTTTATGCAGAAAAACATGACAATTTTATATGCAAATTAAAAGCCTCATGGTTGGGTTTTGTATTCTGCTTCAAAGCAAATTATGATGAAAACGGCTTTGTATATTGGCTGCGGTCATTCGGCGGAACGCTGGTATCCAATGAAGGTGGATTTTCGGAAGAAAGCCAGGAAGAAACAGATACGGAGACAGAAGTCACAGAAAGTGAAAAAGAAACTCGTATGCGGGAAAAAGCTGAAGTCAGAGAAGCAAAAAAACTGAAAAAACAGGAAAAGGCAGAGATTCGAAAAGCAAAAAAACAGGAAAAACGCGAACAGGCAGAAGCCGAAAAAGCGAAAAAAACGGAAAAGCAGGAAGCAGAAGATGCTGAATCCGATCAGCAGGATGGTTTGTCAGATCAGATGATGCAGGATGCAGATCCCGACAGAGAAGATAGAGATGCTAACCGGGAATTTGCAGAAGATCATTCGGAATTTCAAAAAAGTCCGGAGACGATATTTACCCGTATCGGTAAGAAGTTCGACCGATTTGTTATTGCGGTAAAGGATAAGATCGAAGCAGTTGTAAGAAAACTGCACCATATGAAAGATAAGGCGGAGCAGTATAAGAAATTCGTCCGGGCGGGTACAACGAAGCAGGCATTTCAGGTGTTAAAGCGAAACGTGATCCTGTTATTAAAGCATCTGAATCCGACAAAGATCAAAGGGCAGGTAACATATGGTTCAGGAGATCCGGCATCTACCGGAAAACAGCTTGGATATCTGAGTTTGATTTTACCGTTATATTATAATAAAATAGATATAACTCCGGATTTTTCCAAGAAGATATTGGAAGGGGATATTTTCATAAAAGGAAGAATCAGGGTTTATAATATATTATATTATTGCTGCAAGGTATACTTTAATAAATACGTGAAAAGATCTATGGCATATTTAAAAAAGATTTCGGGAGGAAATAAGTAA